TATTCAAGAGGTTTTAATTCATTAACTATTTTCTCAGCTTCGTCTTTTGTTTTAATATCAAATTTTTCTAATTTTTTACCATTATATTTAATTAAGTTACCCTCAACCTTTTTAAAAATCCCTTCAATACTCCAATACTCTTTTGGAATAAATTCTTTAATTTCTCTTTCTCTATCAACTACAAGCTTTAAAGCAGCACTTTGAACTCTTCCAGCACTAAGACCTTTTTGAATTTTTTTATTAAGAAGAGGTGAGAGTTTATACCCAACTATTCTATCAAGAAGTCTTCTTGCTTGTTGAGCATTTACTCTATCAATATCAAGTGTTCTTGGATTTTTTAGGGCATTTTTAATAGCAGTTTTTGTAATTTCATGAAAAACAATTCTTGGAAGAGAAGAAGGGTCCTTTCCAATAATATGAGCTATATGAAATCCAATAGCTTCTCCTTCTCTATCCTCATCCGTTGCAATATAAATAGTATCTGCTTTTTTTGCTTTTTCTTTTAGTTCTTTTGCTATTGATTGATGGTCTTTTGTAACTCTATATTGAGGCAAAAATTTATCATCCTCAATTTTTATACCAAAAGAAGTTTTAGGCAAATCTCTTATATGCCCTTTACTTGCAACTACTTCATAATCTTTTCCTAAAAAATTTTTTATAGTCCTTGCTTTTGCAGGAGATTCAACAATTATTAACTTTTTTGCCAAAATTTACCTTTTTTTGCGATGATTATATCAAAATATTTAACTTAATCTGTTTTTAAAATCCTCAAAATGAAATTCTCTAACCTTCCAAAATTCTCCATTTTTTCTTTTAACTACAATACTTGGAAGTCTAACGCCATTAAATGCTGTATTTTTTACCATTGTATAAATTGCCATATCTTCAAAAATAACCTTATCTCCAACCTTTAACTCTTCATCAAAACTATAATCTCCAATAACATCCCCAGCTAAGCAAGTAACTCCTCCAAATCTATAAGTATATTTTTTCTCACCCGGTTTTCCAGCCCCTCTTACATTAGGTCTATAAGGCATTGCAAGTACATCTGGCATATGAGCCTCAGCTGAAGTATCCAGAATTGCTATTTTCATACCATTATCAACGATATCAAGCACCTCAGCAATTAAATATCCTGCATTAAGCCCTACTGCTTCGCCTGGTTCGAGATATACATCTTTGATGTTTGGATATCGGCTTTTAAACTCTTTTATCATTTTAATTAGATTTTCTACATTATAACCTTTTCTTGTTATATGATGTCCTCCTCCAAAATTAACCCACTCCATATCTTTTAGATATTCGCCATATAACTTCTCAAATCCTTCAAGAGTTCTCTCAAGAGCATCATCAAGCTGTTCGCATAATGTATGAAAATGAAGACCACTTACATTTTTTAATTTATCAGCTTTAAAGTTTTCTTTTGTAATTCCAAGGCGAGAATATGGTGCACACGGGTCATAAAGTGGGACTGGTGCTGATGATACTCCTGGATTTACTCTAAGACCAATTAATGCTTTTTGTTTTACTCTATTTTCAAATCTTTCAAGTTGATTAAATGAATTAAAAATAACTGTATGAGAAATATCTGCAATTTCATCAATCTCATCATCTTTATAAGCAGGTGAATATGTATGCACCTCCCAAGGTTTCATTTGAGCTAACTTTGCTTCCCAAAGCCCACTTGCCGTTGCACCTGCAAGATATTTTTCAAGCAAATCAAAAGTAGACCAAGTAGCATAACCTTTTAGGGCTACTAAAATCTTACACCCTGCTTTATCTTGGACATTTTTTAAAATTTTTAAATTATTTTCTAATTTATCTTCTTCAATAACATATGCAGGAGTTTTAATATTCATAATAATCCTTTTTTTATGAAATTTTATCTAAACAAATCATCATAAACTAAAACAT
This Caminibacter mediatlanticus TB-2 DNA region includes the following protein-coding sequences:
- the nspC gene encoding carboxynorspermidine decarboxylase; protein product: MNIKTPAYVIEEDKLENNLKILKNVQDKAGCKILVALKGYATWSTFDLLEKYLAGATASGLWEAKLAQMKPWEVHTYSPAYKDDEIDEIADISHTVIFNSFNQLERFENRVKQKALIGLRVNPGVSSAPVPLYDPCAPYSRLGITKENFKADKLKNVSGLHFHTLCEQLDDALERTLEGFEKLYGEYLKDMEWVNFGGGHHITRKGYNVENLIKMIKEFKSRYPNIKDVYLEPGEAVGLNAGYLIAEVLDIVDNGMKIAILDTSAEAHMPDVLAMPYRPNVRGAGKPGEKKYTYRFGGVTCLAGDVIGDYSFDEELKVGDKVIFEDMAIYTMVKNTAFNGVRLPSIVVKRKNGEFWKVREFHFEDFKNRLS